Proteins from a single region of Streptomyces glaucescens:
- a CDS encoding AMP-dependent synthetase/ligase, whose amino-acid sequence MPISYSSQPLPPASSAPALDYDPDGGPVLVEPELRRLDGEVREAAVPPLVPPVTHGSLADLPFENAAAEPARPVLSRRAPDGRWADVTAAGFAADVLAAAKGLLAEGLVPGDRIAIMARTSYEWTLLDFAAWAAGLVTVPVYPTSSVFQTHWILQDSGAVALVTETAAQAAALGPERARLPGLRHVWVVEQGHVDLLARRGAAVPDAEIDVRRGMLGPDTLATLVYTSGTTGRPKGCALTHGNFFAEVDNAIELLHPVFKARTDEEPSTLLFLPLSHVFGRMVAVACVRARVRLGHAPSLKAEDLVADLAAFRPTFLLAIPYMLEKVLHSARATAERGGRAGSFDRAVSVARRYGEAAEARRHGTGPGPGASLRAARALYDPLVYRRIRNALGGRLRHLVCGGSPLGRDLAAFYAGAGIEVYEGYGLTETTGAATVTPPLKPRLGTVGWPLPGTRVRIAADGEVLLSGGQVLRGYWDPNAGGVVPATADGWLPTGDLGRLDDEGYLTITGRKKDILITAGGKNVAPAPLENRLRQHPLISHCVVVGDRRPYVTALLTLDMEGVTHWRRMNGRHPVPAELLTGDEELRAVLQRAVDEANRLVSRPESIRRFAVLPVDLTEESGHLTPSMKLRRAAVLRDFAPTVEALYAP is encoded by the coding sequence ATGCCCATCTCGTACTCGTCCCAGCCGCTGCCGCCCGCCTCGTCCGCCCCGGCCCTCGACTACGACCCGGACGGCGGCCCCGTACTCGTCGAACCCGAACTGCGGCGGCTGGACGGCGAGGTGCGGGAGGCGGCCGTACCGCCGCTCGTGCCGCCCGTCACCCATGGCTCGCTCGCCGACCTGCCGTTCGAGAACGCGGCGGCGGAACCCGCCCGGCCCGTGCTCAGCAGGCGTGCGCCGGACGGCCGGTGGGCCGATGTGACGGCCGCCGGGTTCGCCGCCGACGTGCTCGCCGCGGCGAAGGGACTGCTCGCCGAGGGCCTCGTCCCCGGGGACCGGATCGCGATCATGGCGCGGACGTCGTACGAGTGGACCCTCCTCGACTTCGCCGCCTGGGCCGCCGGCCTGGTCACCGTGCCCGTGTACCCGACCTCCTCGGTCTTCCAGACCCACTGGATCCTCCAGGACTCCGGCGCCGTCGCCCTGGTCACCGAGACGGCCGCACAGGCCGCCGCACTCGGACCCGAACGGGCCCGGCTGCCCGGCCTGCGGCACGTCTGGGTCGTCGAGCAGGGCCACGTGGACCTGCTGGCCCGGCGGGGCGCGGCCGTCCCGGACGCGGAGATCGACGTACGGCGCGGCATGCTGGGCCCCGACACCCTGGCCACGCTCGTCTACACCTCCGGCACCACCGGCCGCCCCAAGGGCTGCGCGCTCACCCACGGCAACTTCTTCGCCGAGGTCGACAACGCCATCGAACTCCTCCACCCCGTCTTCAAGGCGCGCACCGACGAGGAGCCGTCCACCCTGCTCTTCCTGCCGCTGTCGCACGTCTTCGGCCGGATGGTCGCGGTCGCGTGCGTCCGCGCCCGGGTACGGCTCGGGCACGCGCCCAGCCTCAAGGCGGAGGACCTGGTCGCCGACCTCGCCGCGTTCCGCCCGACCTTCCTGCTGGCCATCCCGTACATGCTGGAGAAGGTCCTCCACAGCGCGCGGGCCACCGCCGAACGGGGCGGCAGGGCGGGCTCGTTCGACCGTGCGGTGAGCGTGGCCCGCCGGTACGGCGAAGCCGCCGAGGCCCGCCGGCACGGCACCGGCCCGGGCCCCGGCGCCTCCCTCAGGGCCGCCCGCGCCCTGTACGACCCGCTGGTCTACCGGCGGATCCGCAACGCGCTCGGCGGCCGGCTGCGCCACCTCGTCTGCGGGGGCTCCCCCCTCGGCCGCGACCTCGCCGCGTTCTACGCGGGCGCCGGCATCGAGGTCTACGAGGGCTACGGACTGACCGAGACCACCGGCGCCGCCACCGTCACCCCGCCCCTCAAGCCGCGGCTCGGCACCGTCGGCTGGCCGCTGCCCGGCACCCGGGTGCGGATCGCCGCCGACGGCGAGGTGCTGCTCTCCGGCGGGCAGGTGCTGCGCGGGTACTGGGACCCGAACGCGGGCGGAGTCGTCCCCGCCACCGCCGACGGCTGGCTCCCCACCGGCGACCTCGGGCGGCTCGACGACGAGGGCTACCTGACCATCACCGGCCGCAAGAAGGACATCCTGATCACCGCCGGCGGCAAGAACGTGGCACCCGCACCGCTGGAGAACCGGCTGCGGCAGCACCCGCTGATCTCCCACTGCGTCGTCGTCGGCGACCGCCGCCCGTACGTCACCGCACTGCTCACCCTGGACATGGAGGGCGTCACCCACTGGCGCCGGATGAACGGCAGGCACCCCGTGCCCGCGGAACTCCTCACCGGCGACGAGGAACTGCGGGCGGTCCTGCAGCGGGCGGTCGACGAGGCCAACCGGCTCGTCTCCCGCCCCGAGTCCATCCGCCGCTTCGCGGTGCTGCCCGTGGACCTCACGGAGGAGTCCGGACACCTCACCCCGTCGATGAAGCTGCGCCGAGCGGCGGTCCTGCGGGACTTCGCCCCCACGGTGGAGGCCCTCTACGCCCCCTGA
- a CDS encoding DoxX family protein has protein sequence MSTTYVVVTVLGAVMAGFSAGAVHFRAEWVVRPLAEYGVPRAWWPWLAAAKAAGAAGLLAGLVVPVIGVLAAAGLVLYFTGAVITIVRARWFSHIPFPLLYAAPALASLVLAG, from the coding sequence ATGTCCACCACCTACGTCGTCGTCACCGTCCTGGGGGCTGTGATGGCGGGTTTCTCCGCCGGAGCCGTCCACTTCCGTGCCGAGTGGGTCGTCCGGCCGCTCGCCGAGTACGGGGTGCCGCGCGCCTGGTGGCCCTGGCTGGCGGCCGCCAAGGCGGCCGGGGCGGCCGGCCTGCTCGCCGGGCTCGTGGTGCCGGTGATCGGCGTCCTGGCGGCCGCCGGACTGGTCCTGTACTTCACCGGAGCGGTGATCACCATCGTCCGGGCCCGCTGGTTCTCGCACATCCCGTTCCCGCTGCTGTACGCCGCCCCCGCCCTGGCGTCCCTCGTCCTGGCGGGCTGA
- a CDS encoding AzlD domain-containing protein — translation MSATVVMILALAAGTYAFRLAGPVLHGRVEVPARVQELLSAGAVVLLVALLATGAVTEGAGFAGWARPAGVLVAVLLAWRRAPFVVVVAAAAGVTAVLRALGVQ, via the coding sequence GTGAGCGCGACGGTCGTGATGATCCTGGCGCTCGCCGCCGGGACGTACGCCTTCCGGCTGGCCGGGCCGGTGCTGCACGGGCGGGTCGAGGTACCGGCCAGGGTGCAGGAGCTGCTGTCCGCCGGGGCGGTGGTGCTGCTGGTGGCCCTGCTGGCCACGGGCGCGGTCACCGAGGGCGCCGGGTTCGCCGGGTGGGCGCGGCCGGCCGGGGTGCTGGTGGCGGTCCTGCTGGCGTGGCGGCGGGCGCCGTTCGTGGTGGTCGTCGCGGCGGCCGCGGGCGTGACGGCGGTCCTGCGGGCGCTGGGCGTGCAGTGA
- a CDS encoding AzlC family ABC transporter permease, with protein MRSPLRTPMVLPLVRDASLVWAASGVVGVSFGAISVAGGLPVWAPVVMSLVVYAGSAQFSAVGLLLAGSAPLAAAATGLLLNTRLAAYGLAVADVIGRGRTARLLGAQLVTDETVAFALAQPGPERRRLAFWVSGLGLFAVWNVSVLAGALAGRALGDTAAYGLDAAFPAVLAALVLPAVRDDARTRRCALAGAGVALVATPAVPAGVPVLLALTGLALYSGRPKGAA; from the coding sequence ATGCGTTCGCCACTCCGAACACCCATGGTTCTCCCCCTGGTCCGCGACGCCTCCCTCGTCTGGGCGGCCAGCGGCGTGGTCGGGGTCTCCTTCGGCGCGATCTCGGTCGCCGGCGGACTGCCCGTCTGGGCACCGGTGGTGATGTCCCTGGTGGTGTACGCGGGCTCGGCCCAGTTCAGCGCGGTCGGGCTGCTGCTCGCCGGGAGCGCCCCGCTCGCCGCGGCGGCCACCGGGCTGCTGCTCAACACCCGCCTCGCCGCCTACGGTCTGGCCGTCGCCGACGTCATCGGCCGCGGTCGCACCGCCCGCCTCCTCGGCGCGCAGCTGGTGACCGACGAGACCGTCGCCTTCGCCCTCGCCCAGCCCGGCCCCGAGCGCCGGCGCCTCGCCTTCTGGGTCTCCGGGCTCGGGCTGTTCGCCGTGTGGAACGTGTCGGTCCTGGCCGGTGCCCTGGCGGGCCGCGCGCTCGGCGACACCGCCGCCTACGGGCTGGACGCCGCCTTTCCCGCCGTACTCGCCGCCCTGGTGCTGCCCGCGGTCCGGGACGACGCCCGGACCCGCCGCTGCGCGCTGGCCGGCGCGGGCGTAGCGCTGGTGGCGACCCCGGCCGTGCCGGCGGGGGTGCCGGTCCTCCTGGCGCTCACCGGGCTCGCGCTGTACAGCGGCCGGCCGAAGGGGGCGGCGTGA
- a CDS encoding helix-turn-helix domain-containing protein — protein MTDGTPPRLPLDWIATALRRERTRAGLSLSELAKRAGIAKSTLSQLEAASGNPSMETIWALGVALGVPFSALVEPPAPAVRVIRAGEGPAVASEQANYVATLLSASPPGARRDIYHLRAEPGAARESEPHIPGTVEHLIVSTGRVKAGPLGESAELGPGDYMTYRGDVPHAYEALAPGTTFVLIMQHV, from the coding sequence ATGACCGACGGCACCCCGCCCCGCCTCCCCCTCGACTGGATCGCCACCGCCCTGCGCCGCGAACGCACCCGCGCCGGGCTGTCCCTGTCCGAGCTGGCCAAACGGGCCGGGATCGCCAAGTCGACGCTCTCCCAGCTCGAGGCGGCGAGCGGGAACCCGAGCATGGAGACGATCTGGGCGCTCGGCGTGGCGCTCGGCGTGCCGTTCAGCGCGCTGGTCGAGCCGCCGGCGCCGGCCGTCCGGGTGATCCGCGCGGGAGAGGGCCCCGCGGTCGCCTCCGAACAGGCGAACTACGTGGCGACGCTGCTGTCGGCGAGCCCGCCCGGCGCCCGGCGTGACATCTACCACCTGAGGGCCGAACCGGGCGCGGCGCGGGAATCCGAGCCGCATATCCCGGGCACCGTCGAGCACCTGATCGTGAGCACCGGACGGGTGAAGGCGGGGCCGCTCGGGGAGAGCGCGGAACTGGGGCCGGGTGACTACATGACGTACCGCGGAGACGTGCCGCACGCCTACGAGGCGCTGGCGCCGGGCACCACATTCGTGCTGATCATGCAGCACGTCTGA
- a CDS encoding cold-shock protein codes for MATGTVKWFNAEKGFGFIAQEGGGPDVFVHYSAINATGFRSLEENQQVSFDVTQGPKGPQAENVTPV; via the coding sequence ATGGCTACCGGAACCGTTAAGTGGTTCAACGCCGAAAAGGGCTTTGGCTTCATTGCCCAGGAAGGCGGCGGCCCCGACGTCTTCGTCCACTACTCCGCGATCAACGCGACCGGCTTCCGGTCCCTCGAGGAGAACCAGCAGGTGTCCTTCGACGTCACGCAGGGCCCGAAGGGTCCGCAGGCTGAGAACGTCACCCCGGTCTGA
- a CDS encoding menaquinone biosynthetic enzyme MqnA/MqnD family protein, giving the protein MDISRTRPRVGHIQFLNCLPLYWGLARTGTLLDFELTKDTPEKLSEQLVQGDLDIGPVTLVEFLKNADDLVAFPDIAVGCDGPVMSCVIVSQLPLDRLDGARVALGSTSRTSVRLAQLLLAERFGVQPDYYTCPPDLSLMMREAEAAVLIGDAALRANLHDGPRYGLAVHDLGALWKEWTGLPFVFAVWAARRDYAEREPVITRKVHEAFLASRNLSLEEVGKVAEQAARWESFDEKVLERYFTTLDFRFGGPQLAAVAEFARRVGPTTGFPADVKVELLQP; this is encoded by the coding sequence GTGGACATTTCTCGCACCCGGCCGCGCGTCGGCCACATCCAGTTCCTGAACTGCCTGCCCCTGTACTGGGGGCTCGCGAGAACGGGCACGCTCCTCGACTTCGAGCTGACGAAGGACACCCCGGAGAAGCTCAGCGAGCAGCTGGTGCAGGGAGACCTCGACATCGGGCCCGTCACCCTCGTCGAGTTCCTCAAGAACGCGGACGACCTGGTCGCCTTCCCCGACATCGCGGTCGGCTGCGACGGACCGGTCATGTCCTGCGTGATCGTCTCGCAGCTCCCGCTGGACCGGCTCGACGGCGCCCGGGTCGCCCTCGGCTCGACCTCGCGCACCTCCGTCCGGCTGGCCCAGCTGCTGCTGGCGGAACGGTTCGGCGTCCAGCCCGACTACTACACCTGCCCGCCCGACCTCAGCCTGATGATGCGGGAGGCCGAGGCCGCCGTCCTCATCGGCGACGCCGCACTGCGCGCCAACCTGCACGACGGTCCCCGCTACGGCCTCGCCGTGCACGACCTCGGCGCGCTGTGGAAGGAGTGGACGGGACTGCCGTTCGTCTTCGCGGTGTGGGCGGCGCGCCGCGACTACGCGGAACGCGAACCCGTCATCACCCGCAAGGTCCACGAGGCGTTCCTCGCCTCCCGCAACCTCTCCCTGGAGGAGGTCGGCAAGGTCGCCGAGCAGGCGGCCCGCTGGGAGTCCTTCGACGAGAAGGTGCTGGAGCGGTACTTCACCACCCTCGACTTCCGCTTCGGCGGACCGCAGCTCGCGGCCGTCGCGGAGTTCGCCCGGCGGGTCGGCCCGACGACGGGCTTCCCCGCCGATGTGAAGGTGGAGCTGCTCCAGCCCTGA
- a CDS encoding DNRLRE domain-containing protein, producing MSDADPRTPRRRRRVLAAAVALAVLAGGGAVLALRDDGPAAEAKAPQARAKGEKLSAEDTAQRKARKTGEKVEVTALTDEFSQTHANPDGTFTYTVSAQPVRARNTKGTWAPIDTTLRRHGDGWRTVNSLYPVTFSGGGGDGTRAMGGRSPLTPVALRADETAADWSPLLSMTAESHTVRVEWPGALPEPAIDGDRALYAGVRPGVDLVLTARDTGFTHVLVVHTPEAAAALAQDPPRYRVTSPTLDFSLDPVTDVLTGRDGDGREIAVAPTPFLWDSAGTPDAGAATGPEAATGTNEDPETVEEAPARPEEAPEEDDPEAPRAGAAEPGEAEPAAFSRSTASGTFGLPALHGPGDGAHATTVPASLGDDGVLTITPPDSYLHGDETLTYPLFLDPPIVGTRANWTTVYKKYPTSSFYDGANYNQDTKEARVGFERDTWGTARSFFRFVLPRSIKNADVSSATLKVLETHSWSCSKRTVQVWRTEDFGTRTTWNHQPAWKRKITSKSFAYGWKSNSSCPNAFVNFTVTSLAQEVADQGWTDFNIGLVASTSSSAPTGSATGLETDTYSWKKFKAEQDDSPSVSITYNRRPNTPTSVTMSPGSCDTSTSPYIKLGKSAPHLTAKGTDPDKDLAKMEFQVWRTNYYDTTAKSYFDTSVNDGETASVQLGSLVNGYTYSWRVRGWDAKVSSPWAPTGGDGVCRFTYDSDFPDSPAPVGSTQFPGYDADNNAPDVWSPEPLGSSGSFTFSVGDPDENDIVKFVYSINNTSYSAYVCANGKQGNTGGLTASCTTPVKTATATGVEPPTAGPNTLYVKAVDAAGNLSPAARKYYFFVTPRPEPDGPGDLTGDGSADFGYLTTSGNLWIAPVTENGRHINGIYGTHDRGTLLKDADTAPHIWDGNGTLSLVTHNGDFAPGDGISDWVIRTPEGRLFIYPGDGYGAVDVSRRVEVRLPANAPSPATFSEIKSAGDITGDGQPELFAAGGAGGAELWVFSGYTGGTFTTATQLTSSAWADRDFVAITDYNKDGAADLTYRTASGNIWLRKGIKESDGTGTVLTSLGTAAASSGGVDNAYASGTMLPADFPYLYGGPDTTGDGVPDIWAVDKAGNLLLYEGGATTIDTTPVTVRTDYQTVRQLG from the coding sequence GTGAGCGACGCAGACCCCCGTACCCCGCGCCGGCGCCGGCGCGTCCTGGCCGCCGCCGTGGCACTGGCCGTGCTCGCGGGCGGTGGAGCCGTGCTCGCCCTGCGCGACGACGGCCCGGCCGCCGAGGCGAAGGCGCCGCAGGCCCGGGCGAAGGGCGAGAAGCTGTCCGCCGAGGACACCGCCCAGCGCAAGGCGCGCAAGACCGGCGAGAAGGTCGAAGTCACGGCCCTCACGGACGAGTTCTCGCAGACCCACGCCAACCCCGACGGCACCTTCACCTACACCGTCTCCGCGCAGCCGGTGCGGGCGCGGAACACCAAGGGGACGTGGGCGCCGATCGACACGACGCTGCGGCGGCACGGCGACGGCTGGCGGACCGTCAACAGCCTCTACCCGGTCACGTTCTCCGGGGGCGGCGGGGACGGCACCCGGGCGATGGGCGGACGCTCGCCGCTCACCCCGGTCGCCCTCCGCGCCGATGAGACCGCCGCCGACTGGTCCCCGCTGCTGTCGATGACCGCCGAGTCCCACACCGTCCGGGTCGAGTGGCCCGGTGCGCTGCCCGAGCCGGCGATCGACGGCGACCGGGCGCTGTACGCGGGCGTACGCCCCGGTGTCGACCTGGTGCTCACCGCGCGGGACACCGGCTTCACCCACGTGCTGGTCGTGCACACTCCCGAGGCCGCCGCCGCGCTGGCCCAGGACCCGCCGCGCTACCGGGTCACCTCCCCCACCCTCGACTTCTCCCTCGACCCGGTCACCGACGTGCTGACCGGCCGGGACGGCGACGGCAGGGAGATCGCCGTGGCGCCCACTCCGTTCCTGTGGGACTCCGCGGGTACCCCCGACGCCGGCGCCGCCACCGGCCCCGAGGCCGCCACGGGCACCAACGAGGACCCGGAGACCGTCGAGGAGGCCCCCGCCCGGCCGGAGGAGGCGCCCGAGGAGGACGACCCCGAGGCGCCCCGCGCCGGTGCCGCCGAGCCCGGCGAGGCCGAGCCCGCCGCCTTCTCCCGGTCCACCGCCTCCGGCACCTTCGGCCTGCCCGCCCTGCACGGCCCCGGCGACGGCGCGCACGCCACCACCGTCCCGGCCTCGCTGGGCGACGACGGCGTGCTGACGATCACCCCGCCGGACAGCTACCTGCACGGCGACGAGACCCTGACGTACCCGCTGTTCCTGGACCCGCCCATCGTCGGCACCCGCGCCAACTGGACCACGGTGTACAAGAAGTACCCGACGTCCAGCTTCTACGACGGCGCCAACTACAACCAGGACACCAAGGAGGCCCGGGTCGGCTTCGAGCGGGACACCTGGGGCACCGCCCGCTCCTTCTTCCGCTTCGTCCTCCCGCGCTCCATCAAGAACGCGGACGTCTCCAGCGCCACCCTGAAGGTGCTGGAGACCCACTCGTGGTCGTGCAGCAAGCGCACGGTGCAGGTGTGGCGCACCGAGGACTTCGGCACCCGCACCACCTGGAACCACCAGCCCGCCTGGAAGCGGAAGATCACCTCCAAGTCGTTCGCGTACGGCTGGAAGTCCAACAGCTCCTGCCCGAACGCCTTCGTGAACTTCACCGTCACCTCGCTGGCCCAGGAGGTCGCCGACCAGGGCTGGACCGACTTCAACATCGGCCTGGTCGCCTCCACCTCCAGCTCCGCGCCGACCGGCTCCGCGACCGGGCTGGAGACGGACACGTACTCGTGGAAGAAGTTCAAGGCGGAGCAGGACGACTCGCCCAGCGTCAGCATCACCTACAACCGCAGGCCCAACACCCCGACCTCCGTCACCATGAGCCCGGGCTCCTGCGACACCAGCACCTCGCCGTACATCAAGCTCGGCAAGAGCGCGCCGCACCTCACGGCCAAGGGCACCGACCCGGACAAGGACCTGGCCAAGATGGAGTTCCAGGTCTGGCGCACGAACTACTACGACACCACGGCGAAGAGCTACTTCGACACCTCCGTCAACGACGGTGAGACGGCCTCCGTCCAGCTCGGCTCGCTCGTCAACGGCTACACGTACTCCTGGCGGGTGCGCGGCTGGGACGCCAAGGTCAGCAGCCCCTGGGCGCCCACCGGCGGTGACGGGGTCTGCCGCTTCACCTACGACTCCGACTTCCCGGACTCCCCGGCGCCGGTCGGCTCCACGCAGTTCCCCGGCTACGACGCCGACAACAACGCCCCCGACGTGTGGTCCCCGGAGCCCCTGGGGTCGAGCGGCAGCTTCACCTTCTCGGTCGGCGACCCCGACGAGAACGACATCGTGAAGTTCGTCTACTCGATCAACAACACGTCGTACTCCGCCTACGTCTGCGCCAACGGCAAGCAGGGCAACACCGGCGGCCTGACCGCCTCCTGCACCACTCCCGTCAAGACCGCCACGGCGACCGGGGTCGAGCCGCCCACCGCCGGGCCCAACACCCTGTACGTGAAGGCCGTGGACGCGGCGGGCAACCTCTCGCCGGCGGCCCGCAAGTACTACTTCTTCGTCACCCCGCGGCCCGAGCCCGACGGCCCCGGCGACCTCACCGGCGACGGCAGCGCCGACTTCGGTTACCTCACCACCAGCGGCAACCTGTGGATCGCCCCGGTCACCGAGAACGGCCGGCACATCAACGGCATCTACGGCACCCACGACAGGGGCACCCTGCTGAAGGACGCGGACACCGCCCCGCACATCTGGGACGGCAACGGCACCCTGTCCCTGGTGACCCACAACGGGGACTTCGCCCCCGGCGACGGCATCAGCGACTGGGTGATCCGCACCCCCGAAGGCCGCCTCTTCATCTACCCCGGTGACGGCTACGGCGCCGTCGACGTCTCCCGCCGCGTGGAGGTCCGCCTCCCCGCGAACGCCCCCTCCCCCGCCACCTTCAGCGAGATCAAGTCCGCTGGCGACATCACCGGCGACGGACAGCCCGAGCTGTTCGCCGCGGGCGGCGCCGGCGGGGCGGAGCTGTGGGTCTTCTCCGGCTACACCGGCGGCACCTTCACGACGGCCACCCAGCTGACCAGCAGCGCCTGGGCCGACCGGGACTTCGTCGCCATCACCGACTACAACAAGGACGGCGCGGCCGACCTCACCTACCGCACCGCCTCCGGCAACATCTGGCTGCGCAAGGGCATCAAGGAGAGCGACGGCACCGGCACGGTCCTCACCAGCCTCGGCACCGCCGCCGCGAGCTCGGGCGGCGTCGACAACGCCTACGCCTCCGGCACCATGCTCCCGGCCGACTTCCCGTACCTGTACGGCGGCCCGGACACCACCGGTGACGGCGTCCCGGACATCTGGGCCGTCGACAAGGCGGGCAACCTGCTCCTGTACGAGGGCGGCGCCACCACGATCGACACCACCCCCGTCACCGTCCGCACCGACTACCAGACCGTCCGGCAGCTCGGCTGA